In Polaribacter sp. L3A8, a genomic segment contains:
- the rpsU gene encoding 30S ribosomal protein S21, whose product MLIIPIKEGENIDRALKRYKRKFDRTKTMKNLRARKNFTKPSVANRAQRIKASYVQRLRTQEEVG is encoded by the coding sequence ATGTTAATTATACCAATTAAAGAAGGAGAGAATATCGATAGAGCTTTAAAGCGTTACAAGAGAAAATTCGATCGTACAAAAACGATGAAGAACTTGCGTGCTAGAAAGAACTTTACAAAACCTTCAGTAGCAAACAGAGCTCAAAGAATTAAAGCTTCTTACGTTCAGAGATTAAGAACACAAGAAGAAGTAGGTTAA
- a CDS encoding tyrosine-type recombinase/integrase, which produces MITAFLEYLSLEKKYSVHTITAYKKDLISFRDFLVIEYAQENLLEVNYPQIRSWVVALVETKISNRTINRKVSSLKSFYKFLQKTKQIDGNPLSKHKALKTEKRVQVPFTSNEINAVINHFEKEGQSEFVSVRNKLIVELFYSTGIRRAELINIKERDVSFSDKTIKVLGKRNKERFVPLLSSVIQTLNRYLELKAAFAIGLEELFITEKGNKIYETLVYRIINSYFSKVSSKQKKSPHILRHSFATHLLNEGADLNSVKELLGHSSLASTQVYTQNSLDVIKKVYNQAHPRSHKK; this is translated from the coding sequence TTGATTACTGCATTTTTAGAATATCTCTCTTTAGAAAAAAAATACTCAGTACATACAATTACTGCGTATAAAAAAGATTTAATATCATTTAGAGATTTCTTAGTAATAGAATATGCTCAAGAAAACTTATTAGAAGTCAATTACCCACAAATAAGAAGTTGGGTCGTTGCTTTGGTAGAAACTAAGATATCAAATAGAACCATTAATAGAAAAGTCAGTTCATTAAAATCTTTTTATAAGTTCTTGCAAAAGACAAAACAGATAGATGGTAATCCGCTTTCTAAACACAAAGCCTTAAAAACAGAAAAAAGAGTACAAGTACCATTTACGTCAAATGAAATTAATGCTGTTATAAATCATTTCGAAAAAGAAGGTCAAAGTGAGTTTGTATCTGTAAGAAATAAATTAATTGTAGAGTTATTTTATTCAACAGGTATTAGAAGGGCAGAATTAATTAATATAAAAGAAAGAGATGTTAGTTTTTCAGATAAAACAATAAAAGTACTAGGTAAAAGAAATAAAGAGCGTTTTGTACCCTTGTTAAGTTCTGTAATTCAAACACTAAATAGATATTTAGAGTTAAAAGCAGCGTTTGCCATTGGTTTAGAAGAACTCTTTATTACAGAAAAGGGAAATAAAATTTATGAAACGCTTGTCTACAGAATTATTAATTCTTACTTTAGTAAAGTCTCTTCGAAGCAGAAAAAAAGCCCACATATATTAAGGCATTCTTTCGCAACACACCTATTAAATGAAGGGGCAGATTTAAATTCGGTTAAGGAGTTGTTAGGGCATTCTTCTTTAGCATCAACACAAGTCTATACGCAAAATAGCCTTGATGTTATAAAAAAAGTATATAACCAGGCTCACCCTAGAAGCCATAAAAAATAA
- the hpf gene encoding ribosome hibernation-promoting factor, HPF/YfiA family, whose translation MKVFTQSVNFNADKELIAYVDEKILTLTKFHDKIVDAEVFLKVINTSDKENKITEVKINIPGSELIIKREAKTFEEGVNAAVDNLKRQLKRSKEKQRDSIIS comes from the coding sequence ATGAAAGTATTCACGCAATCAGTAAATTTTAATGCAGATAAGGAACTTATAGCATATGTAGATGAAAAAATTTTAACATTAACAAAATTTCATGACAAAATAGTTGATGCAGAAGTTTTTTTGAAAGTTATAAATACCAGTGATAAAGAAAATAAAATAACCGAAGTAAAAATAAATATTCCAGGAAGCGAGTTAATTATTAAACGAGAAGCAAAAACCTTCGAAGAAGGCGTTAATGCTGCAGTAGATAACTTAAAAAGACAGTTAAAAAGGTCTAAAGAAAAGCAGAGGGACTCTATAATTTCATAA
- the tuf gene encoding elongation factor Tu: MAKANFDRSKPHLNIGTIGHVDHGKTTLTAAITKVLADAGFSEARSFDQIDNAPEEKERGITINTSHVEYQTANRHYAHVDCPGHADYVKNMVTGAAQMDGAILVVAATDGPMPQTREHILLGRQVGIPRMVVFMNKVDMVDDEELIELVDMEVRELLSFYEYDGDNGPVIAGSALGALNGEQKWVDTVLELMAAVDEWIEEPLREIDKDFLMPVEDVFSITGRGTVATGRIETGIANTGDVVDIIGMGAEKMTSTITGIEMFRQILDRGEAGDNAGILLRGVAKEDIKRGMVICKPGSVTPHAKFKAEVYVLKKEEGGRHTPFHNNYRPQFYVRTTDVTGTINLPDGVEMVMPGDNLTITVDLIQPIALNVGLRFAIREGGRTVGAGQVTELLD, encoded by the coding sequence ATGGCAAAAGCAAATTTTGACCGTTCGAAACCACACTTAAACATTGGTACTATCGGACACGTAGATCACGGTAAGACTACATTAACTGCGGCTATTACTAAAGTATTAGCTGATGCAGGATTCTCTGAGGCTAGATCATTTGATCAGATTGATAACGCACCAGAAGAAAAAGAAAGAGGTATTACAATTAATACTTCACATGTAGAGTATCAAACAGCTAATCGTCACTATGCTCATGTTGACTGTCCAGGTCACGCGGATTATGTGAAGAACATGGTAACAGGTGCTGCTCAAATGGACGGTGCAATTTTAGTTGTTGCTGCAACAGATGGGCCAATGCCTCAAACTAGAGAGCATATCTTATTAGGTCGTCAGGTTGGTATTCCTCGTATGGTTGTATTCATGAATAAAGTGGATATGGTTGATGATGAAGAATTAATCGAATTAGTAGATATGGAGGTAAGAGAATTACTTTCTTTCTATGAGTATGATGGAGATAATGGACCTGTAATTGCTGGTTCTGCTTTAGGTGCACTTAACGGTGAGCAAAAATGGGTTGATACTGTTTTAGAATTAATGGCAGCTGTTGATGAGTGGATCGAAGAGCCTTTAAGAGAAATTGATAAAGATTTCTTAATGCCAGTTGAGGATGTATTCTCTATTACTGGACGTGGTACTGTTGCAACTGGTCGTATTGAGACTGGTATTGCTAACACGGGAGATGTTGTTGATATTATTGGTATGGGAGCTGAAAAAATGACTTCTACTATTACTGGTATCGAAATGTTCCGTCAAATCTTAGATAGAGGTGAGGCTGGAGATAATGCAGGTATCTTATTAAGAGGTGTTGCAAAAGAAGATATTAAAAGAGGTATGGTAATCTGTAAGCCAGGTTCTGTAACTCCTCATGCTAAGTTTAAAGCAGAGGTTTATGTTCTTAAAAAAGAAGAAGGTGGACGTCACACTCCATTCCATAACAACTATCGTCCTCAGTTCTATGTAAGAACTACAGATGTTACAGGTACTATTAACTTACCTGATGGAGTTGAAATGGTAATGCCAGGAGATAACTTAACAATTACAGTTGACTTAATTCAACCAATCGCATTAAATGTTGGTTTACGTTTCGCTATCCGTGAAGGTGGTAGAACAGTTGGAGCTGGTCAGGTAACTGAATTATTAGACTAA
- the secE gene encoding preprotein translocase subunit SecE gives MNFIQYIKDSFDELSNHMTWISKEDAQKTTVTVAVFTIVFALAVAGIDYVFQTGLDNFFKIFSN, from the coding sequence ATGAACTTTATACAATATATCAAAGATTCTTTTGACGAATTAAGTAACCACATGACTTGGATCTCTAAAGAGGATGCGCAAAAAACAACGGTAACTGTCGCTGTTTTTACAATTGTATTCGCATTAGCTGTTGCTGGTATAGATTATGTTTTTCAAACAGGATTAGATAACTTTTTTAAAATATTTTCAAACTAA
- the nusG gene encoding transcription termination/antitermination protein NusG — protein MATDSVMKWYVVRAIGGQENKVKAYIETEISRVGLSDYVSQVIVPTEKVIQIRNGKKVNRERVYFPGYIMVEANLSGEVPHVIKGITGVIGFLGEVKGGEPVPMRKAEVNRMLGKVDELSVQDENIAIPFNIGETVKVVDGPFNGFDGTIEKVNEEKRKLEVMVKIFGRKTPLELSYMQVEKI, from the coding sequence ATGGCGACTGACTCAGTAATGAAGTGGTATGTTGTTAGGGCCATTGGAGGACAAGAGAATAAAGTGAAAGCTTATATTGAAACTGAAATTTCTAGAGTAGGATTATCTGACTATGTTAGTCAAGTAATTGTACCAACTGAAAAAGTAATTCAGATTAGAAATGGTAAAAAGGTAAATAGAGAAAGAGTATACTTTCCGGGTTATATTATGGTTGAGGCGAATCTATCTGGAGAAGTACCTCACGTAATAAAAGGAATTACTGGTGTTATTGGATTCTTAGGAGAAGTAAAAGGTGGAGAACCTGTTCCTATGCGTAAAGCTGAAGTTAACAGAATGTTAGGTAAGGTTGATGAGCTATCTGTACAAGATGAAAATATTGCAATTCCTTTTAATATCGGTGAAACAGTAAAAGTTGTTGATGGTCCATTTAACGGATTTGACGGAACTATAGAAAAAGTAAACGAAGAAAAGCGTAAACTTGAAGTAATGGTTAAGATTTTCGGAAGAAAAACACCATTAGAGTTAAGTTATATGCAAGTAGAAAAGATATAA
- the rplK gene encoding 50S ribosomal protein L11: MAKEVSKVVKLQVKGGAANPSPPVGPALGAAGVNIMEFCKQFNARTQDKQGKVLPVVITVFKDKSFDFLVKTPPAAVQLLEAAKIKKGSGEPNRKKVASVTWDQIKVIAEDKMVDLNAFETSSAMRMIAGTARSMGLTVKGDAPA; encoded by the coding sequence ATGGCAAAAGAAGTTAGTAAAGTAGTTAAGTTACAAGTAAAGGGAGGCGCAGCGAATCCATCGCCGCCGGTTGGACCTGCTTTAGGAGCTGCTGGTGTTAACATTATGGAGTTCTGTAAACAGTTTAATGCAAGAACGCAAGACAAACAAGGTAAAGTTTTACCTGTTGTTATTACTGTTTTCAAAGATAAATCATTCGATTTTCTTGTAAAAACTCCTCCTGCAGCAGTCCAGTTACTAGAAGCAGCCAAAATTAAAAAAGGTTCAGGAGAACCAAACAGAAAGAAAGTAGCATCAGTTACTTGGGATCAAATTAAAGTTATTGCAGAAGACAAAATGGTAGATTTAAATGCCTTTGAAACTTCTTCAGCAATGCGTATGATTGCAGGTACAGCACGTTCTATGGGATTAACAGTAAAAGGAGATGCACCAGCATAA
- the rplA gene encoding 50S ribosomal protein L1 gives MAKLTKKQKEAYAKVDSSKSYDLAAASALVKDITNVKFDASVDLAIRLGVDPRKANQMVRGVVTLPHGTGKDVKVLALVTPDKEAEATAAGADYVGLDEYLQKIKGGWTDVDVIITMPSVMGKLGPLGRILGPRGLMPNPKTGTVTMDVAKAVTDVKAGKIDFKVDKTGIVHAAIGKVSFDAKKIEENANELIQTIIKLKPTTAKGTYVKSVFMSSTMSPSIAVEVKTV, from the coding sequence ATGGCAAAATTAACAAAAAAGCAAAAAGAAGCTTACGCAAAGGTAGATAGCTCTAAATCTTATGATTTAGCAGCAGCTTCAGCGCTAGTCAAAGACATTACTAATGTAAAGTTTGATGCATCAGTAGATTTAGCTATACGTTTAGGAGTAGATCCTCGTAAAGCAAATCAAATGGTACGTGGTGTTGTAACATTACCTCACGGAACAGGAAAAGATGTAAAAGTTTTAGCATTAGTAACTCCAGATAAAGAAGCAGAAGCTACAGCAGCAGGTGCAGATTATGTTGGGTTAGATGAATACCTTCAAAAGATTAAAGGAGGATGGACAGATGTAGATGTAATTATTACAATGCCAAGTGTAATGGGTAAATTAGGTCCCTTAGGAAGAATTTTAGGTCCTAGAGGTTTAATGCCAAACCCAAAAACTGGTACGGTAACAATGGATGTTGCAAAAGCTGTTACAGATGTAAAAGCTGGTAAGATTGACTTTAAAGTTGATAAAACTGGTATCGTTCATGCTGCAATTGGAAAAGTATCTTTTGATGCTAAGAAAATTGAAGAAAATGCAAACGAGTTAATACAAACAATTATTAAATTGAAACCTACAACTGCAAAAGGAACGTATGTAAAAAGCGTTTTTATGTCTAGTACCATGAGTCCTAGTATCGCTGTTGAGGTGAAAACTGTTTAA
- the rplJ gene encoding 50S ribosomal protein L10 has protein sequence MTREEKSQVIQDLTAVLAGTNTLYLADISGLDAQTTSNLRRACFKADIQLSVVKNTLLAKAMEASDKEFGDLPSVLKGNTSMMISEAANAPAKLIKEFRKKTKDRPILKGAFAEESVYIGDDQLDALVDIKSREELIGEIIGLLQSPAKNVISALQSGGQTLSGIIKTLSEK, from the coding sequence ATGACTAGAGAAGAGAAATCACAAGTAATACAAGATTTAACAGCAGTATTAGCAGGAACAAATACATTATATTTAGCAGATATCTCTGGATTAGATGCACAAACTACCTCTAACTTACGTAGAGCTTGTTTTAAAGCAGATATTCAGTTATCAGTTGTTAAAAACACATTACTTGCAAAAGCAATGGAAGCTTCAGATAAAGAATTTGGAGACTTACCATCAGTATTAAAAGGTAATACATCAATGATGATTTCTGAAGCAGCTAATGCTCCAGCAAAATTAATCAAAGAATTCAGAAAGAAAACTAAAGATAGACCTATTTTAAAAGGTGCCTTTGCAGAAGAATCTGTTTACATTGGTGATGATCAATTAGATGCTTTAGTAGATATTAAATCTAGAGAAGAGCTTATTGGTGAAATCATTGGATTATTACAGTCTCCAGCTAAAAATGTTATTTCAGCATTACAGTCAGGTGGACAAACACTTTCAGGTATTATCAAGACATTATCTGAAAAATAA
- the rplL gene encoding 50S ribosomal protein L7/L12, which translates to MAELKDFAEQLVNLTVKEVNELATILKDEYGIEPAAAAVAVAGPAAGGDDAADEQTEFDVILTAAGSSKLAVVKLVKELTGLGLKEAKGIVDSAPAAVKEGVSKDEAEGLKKSLEEAGAEVELK; encoded by the coding sequence ATGGCAGAATTAAAAGATTTCGCAGAACAATTAGTTAACTTAACAGTAAAAGAAGTTAATGAATTAGCTACTATCTTAAAAGATGAGTATGGTATTGAGCCAGCAGCAGCAGCAGTAGCAGTAGCAGGACCAGCAGCAGGAGGAGATGATGCAGCAGATGAGCAAACTGAGTTTGACGTAATCTTAACAGCAGCAGGTAGTTCTAAATTAGCAGTTGTAAAATTAGTTAAAGAATTAACTGGTTTAGGTTTAAAAGAAGCTAAAGGTATCGTAGATAGTGCTCCTGCAGCAGTAAAAGAAGGTGTATCTAAAGATGAGGCTGAAGGTCTTAAAAAATCTTTAGAAGAAGCTGGAGCTGAGGTAGAGCTTAAGTAA
- the rpoB gene encoding DNA-directed RNA polymerase subunit beta, translating into MATKNTTERINFATSQMIKEYPDFLDIQVKSFQDFFQLQTKAEERGEEGLYKTFMDNFPITDTRNQFVLEFLDYFVDPPRYSIQECIERGLTHSVPLKARLKLYCTDPEHEDFETIVQDVYLGTIPYMTNSGTFVINGAERVVVSQLHRSPGVFFGQSFHANGTKLYSARVIPFKGSWIEFATDINQVMYAYIDRKKKLPVTTLFRAIGFERDKDILEIFDLAEEVKVSKAGLKKVLGRKLAARVLKTWHEDFVDEDTGEVVSIERNEIIFDRDTILDKEHIDEIIDAGAKTVLLHKEDNDMADYAIIHNTLQKDPTNSEKEAVEHIYRQLRNAEPPDEETARGIIDKLFFSEQRYNLGEVGRFRMNTKLQLNEPIDQKVLTKLDIITIIKYLIELINSKAEVDDIDHLSNRRVRTVGEQLAGQFGVGLARMARTIRERMNVRDNEVFTPIDLINAKTLSSVINSFFGTNQLSQFMDQTNPLAEITHKRRLSALGPGGLSRERAGFEVRDVHYTHYGRLCPIETPEGPNIGLISSLSVFAKVNNLGFIETPYRKVIEGVVGKEEPTYLSAEEEEGMKFAQSNLELKEDGTFIAERVIAREGGDFPVVSPDAINYMDVAPNQIASISASLIPFLEHDDANRALMGSNMMRQAVPLLRPESPIVGTGLERRVAKDSRILINAEGAGEVTYVDANRITIKYDRSDEEKLVSFESDEVSYNLIKFRKTNQGTNINLKPIVETGDRVEEGQVLCEGYATQKGELALGRNMKVAFMPWKGYNFEDAIVISEKVVREDIFTSIHIDEYSLDVRDTKLGTEELTNDIPNVSEEATKDLDENGMIRIGAEVNPGDILIGKITPKGESDPTPEEKLLRAIFGDKAGDVKDASLKASPSLRGVVIDKKLFRRAVKDKNKRLRDKEAVSKLEASFVSKFEGLKDVLIDKLFMLISGKTSQGVYNDLGEEVLPKGKKYTLKMLNSVDDYVHLTGSWTTDKELNSLVSELVHNYKIKVNDLQGSLRRQKFTISVGDELPAGILKLAKVYIAKKRKLKVGDKMAGRHGNKGIVARIVRAEDMPFLEDGTPVDIVLNPLGVPSRMNIGQIYETVLGWAGQKLGTKYATPIFDGASLEQINEITDTAGVPRFGHTYLYDGGTGKRFDQPATVGIIYMIKLGHMIDDKMHARSIGPYSLITQQPLGGKAQFGGQRFGEMEVWALEAYGASSILREILTVKSDDVMGRAKTYESIVKGEAMPEPGLPESFNVLMHELKGLGLDVRLEE; encoded by the coding sequence TTGGCAACGAAAAACACTACTGAAAGAATCAACTTCGCTACTTCTCAAATGATTAAGGAATATCCAGACTTTTTGGATATTCAGGTAAAATCTTTTCAAGATTTTTTCCAACTTCAAACAAAGGCAGAAGAAAGAGGTGAAGAAGGTTTGTACAAAACCTTCATGGATAACTTTCCAATTACAGATACAAGAAATCAATTTGTATTAGAATTTTTAGACTACTTTGTAGATCCGCCAAGATATTCAATACAAGAATGTATTGAAAGAGGTCTTACACACAGTGTGCCTTTAAAAGCACGTCTTAAATTGTACTGTACAGACCCAGAACATGAAGATTTCGAAACAATTGTACAAGATGTTTATCTTGGTACAATTCCTTACATGACAAACTCAGGTACCTTTGTAATTAATGGGGCAGAGCGTGTTGTGGTTTCTCAGTTACACAGATCACCTGGTGTATTCTTTGGACAATCTTTCCATGCAAATGGTACAAAATTATATTCTGCAAGAGTAATTCCTTTTAAAGGTTCTTGGATAGAATTTGCTACCGATATCAATCAAGTAATGTATGCTTATATTGATAGAAAGAAAAAATTACCAGTTACAACATTATTCAGAGCTATTGGTTTTGAAAGAGATAAAGATATTTTAGAGATTTTTGACCTTGCTGAAGAAGTAAAGGTATCTAAAGCTGGATTAAAAAAAGTATTAGGTCGCAAGTTAGCAGCTAGAGTTTTAAAAACTTGGCATGAAGATTTTGTAGATGAAGATACTGGTGAAGTTGTATCAATCGAAAGAAATGAAATTATTTTTGATCGTGATACCATTTTAGATAAAGAACATATTGATGAAATAATTGATGCAGGTGCTAAAACCGTTTTACTTCATAAAGAAGATAACGATATGGCAGATTATGCTATTATTCACAATACACTACAAAAAGATCCTACCAATTCAGAAAAAGAAGCAGTAGAACATATTTATAGACAATTACGTAATGCAGAACCGCCAGATGAAGAGACTGCAAGAGGTATTATAGATAAGTTATTCTTTTCTGAACAAAGATATAATTTAGGTGAAGTTGGTCGTTTTAGAATGAATACTAAACTTCAGTTAAATGAACCTATAGATCAAAAAGTATTAACGAAATTAGATATTATAACGATTATAAAATATCTTATTGAATTAATAAACTCTAAAGCAGAGGTAGATGATATTGATCACTTATCTAACAGACGTGTAAGAACTGTTGGTGAGCAATTAGCAGGTCAGTTTGGTGTTGGTTTAGCTCGTATGGCTAGAACAATTCGTGAGCGTATGAATGTACGTGATAACGAGGTGTTTACCCCTATCGATTTAATTAATGCAAAAACATTATCATCTGTAATTAACTCATTCTTTGGTACCAACCAATTATCTCAGTTTATGGATCAAACGAATCCATTAGCAGAGATTACTCACAAGCGTAGATTATCTGCTCTTGGACCTGGAGGTTTATCTAGAGAAAGAGCTGGTTTTGAGGTGCGTGATGTTCACTATACTCATTATGGTCGTTTATGTCCTATTGAAACTCCAGAGGGACCAAATATTGGTTTAATTTCTTCACTTTCTGTTTTTGCAAAAGTGAATAACTTAGGGTTTATAGAAACTCCATATAGAAAAGTTATTGAAGGTGTTGTTGGAAAAGAAGAACCAACTTATTTAAGTGCTGAGGAAGAAGAGGGAATGAAATTTGCTCAATCTAACTTAGAATTAAAAGAAGATGGAACTTTTATTGCAGAAAGAGTTATTGCACGTGAAGGAGGAGATTTCCCTGTAGTTAGTCCAGATGCGATTAATTATATGGATGTTGCACCTAACCAGATTGCATCAATTTCTGCATCTTTAATTCCTTTCTTGGAACATGATGATGCCAATAGAGCGTTGATGGGATCTAACATGATGCGTCAGGCAGTACCATTATTAAGACCAGAATCTCCAATTGTAGGTACAGGTTTAGAACGTAGAGTTGCAAAAGATTCTCGTATCTTAATCAATGCTGAAGGAGCAGGTGAGGTTACTTATGTAGATGCAAACAGAATTACAATTAAGTATGATAGATCTGATGAAGAAAAACTTGTAAGTTTTGAATCTGATGAAGTTTCTTATAACTTAATTAAATTTAGAAAAACCAATCAAGGAACAAACATCAACCTAAAACCTATTGTTGAAACAGGAGATAGAGTTGAAGAAGGTCAAGTTCTTTGTGAAGGTTACGCAACACAAAAAGGAGAATTAGCTTTAGGTAGAAATATGAAAGTAGCCTTTATGCCTTGGAAAGGGTATAACTTTGAGGATGCAATTGTAATTTCTGAAAAAGTGGTTCGTGAAGATATATTTACATCTATACATATTGATGAGTATTCTTTAGACGTAAGAGATACAAAATTAGGAACTGAAGAGTTAACTAATGATATCCCTAACGTTTCTGAAGAAGCTACAAAAGATTTAGATGAAAACGGAATGATTAGAATTGGAGCAGAGGTAAATCCTGGTGATATCTTAATTGGTAAAATTACACCAAAGGGAGAGTCTGATCCAACTCCAGAAGAAAAATTATTACGTGCTATTTTTGGTGATAAAGCCGGTGATGTAAAAGATGCATCATTAAAAGCTTCTCCATCATTAAGAGGTGTAGTAATTGATAAGAAATTATTTAGAAGAGCTGTTAAAGATAAAAACAAGCGATTAAGAGATAAAGAAGCTGTATCTAAGTTAGAGGCATCTTTTGTATCTAAGTTCGAAGGTTTAAAAGATGTTTTAATAGACAAATTGTTTATGCTTATTAGCGGAAAAACTTCGCAAGGAGTTTATAATGATTTGGGTGAAGAAGTTTTACCAAAAGGTAAAAAATATACACTTAAAATGTTAAATTCTGTAGATGATTATGTGCATTTAACAGGTTCTTGGACAACGGATAAAGAATTAAATAGTTTGGTAAGTGAATTAGTTCACAATTACAAAATTAAAGTAAACGATTTACAAGGTTCTTTACGTCGTCAAAAATTTACAATCTCTGTAGGAGATGAATTACCAGCAGGTATTTTAAAACTTGCCAAAGTTTACATTGCTAAGAAACGTAAATTAAAAGTTGGTGATAAAATGGCAGGTCGTCACGGTAATAAAGGTATTGTAGCTCGTATTGTAAGAGCAGAAGATATGCCTTTCTTAGAAGACGGAACTCCAGTAGATATTGTATTAAATCCATTAGGGGTACCTTCTCGTATGAACATTGGTCAGATTTATGAAACTGTTCTTGGTTGGGCAGGTCAAAAATTAGGAACTAAATATGCAACACCAATTTTTGATGGTGCATCTTTAGAACAAATCAATGAGATTACAGATACAGCAGGTGTACCAAGATTTGGACATACTTATTTATATGATGGTGGAACAGGAAAACGTTTTGATCAACCGGCAACAGTTGGTATCATTTATATGATCAAGTTAGGTCACATGATTGATGATAAGATGCACGCTCGTTCTATAGGACCATACTCTTTAATTACGCAACAACCTTTAGGAGGTAAAGCGCAATTTGGAGGGCAACGTTTTGGAGAGATGGAAGTATGGGCACTTGAGGCTTATGGAGCTTCAAGTATCTTAAGAGAAATCTTAACTGTAAAATCTGATGATGTAATGGGTAGAGCTAAAACATACGAAAGTATTGTGAAAGGTGAAGCTATGCCAGAACCAGGTTTACCAGAGTCGTTTAACGTATTAATGCATGAACTTAAAGGTTTAGGTTTAGACGTTAGATTAGAAGAATAA